The following proteins come from a genomic window of Dreissena polymorpha isolate Duluth1 chromosome 1, UMN_Dpol_1.0, whole genome shotgun sequence:
- the LOC127832755 gene encoding dynein regulatory complex protein 10-like — protein MATAAMARTMTETIGIEPTLQMKLQMPSLQSKNGESNNKLRNRLRLDPSRALEPGRKKIATIEAQRIMSVFEDTIMKSEVVTLLPSIVDNLDRFRVSFGSELSDLIEHHGVVLGSYEDIKRALDKQFLKNAKKSKVGEQKTASPPVYTEDEPEGNQMLDDMDPAAAVAVTPSQKSGSRSVSRSSGGSYQDRPSSTGSVGSNFSMDSQIERTVRSLTMVAQQINTSSKNILRGFQANPSALNTVKQEYGRRGQSARAFITYMNELKDILMNKLLTTPEEEKERMNYLQEISTRERNNASIIEKLEAELKAAQDDKDEEIRKKNDVIRGLQADLRQIQKFSEDHIRRVNSEADKQKAADKKNSEGRKQRLQQELAQLQTEKQNLVTEHRENEQDLRKKKFKIETEVENWIQRYDQDMGERQDEYEEIDEVYTQEKTQLHELEERFKTLESEYQTIMEERRLARERREAAERELALMVKASTTIQAFWRSFKVRKALKARKKKGGKKKKE, from the exons ATGGCGACAGCAGCGATGGCAAGGACGATGACTGAAACGATCGGTATAGAACCAACTCTGCAGATGAAACTACAGATGCCTAGCCTGCAGTCAAAGAATGGTGAGAGCAATAACAAACTCAGAAATAGGTTAAGGCTGGATCCATCTCGTGCTTTGGAACCAGGCAGAAAGAAGATAGCAACAATTGAGGCACAGAGGATTATGTCAGTCTTTGAAGACACAATTATGAAGTCTGAGGTTGTTACTCTATTACCATCTATTGTAGATAATCTAGATAGGTTTCGTGTAAGCTTTGGCAGTGAGCTGTCAGACCTCATTGAACATCATGGTGTTGTTCTTGGCAGTTATGAAGACATTAAAAGGGCGCTTGACAAACAGTTTCTTAAGAATGCTAAGAAGTCAAAAGTCGGTGAACAGAAAACAGCTTCTCCACCAGTATATACTGAAGATGAACCAGAAGGCAACCAGATGCTTGATGATATGGATCCAGCTGCAGCAGTGGCCGTCACTCCATCACAGAAGTCTGGATCAAGGTCCGTGTCTCGATCTAGTGGCGGCAGTTACCAGGATAGGCCCTCAAGCACAGGCAGTGTTGGTTCCAACTTCAGCATGGACAGCCAGATTGAAAGAACAGTACGAAGCTTGACAATGGTTGCACAGCAGATCAATACATCCAGCAAGAACATTTTGCGAGGATTCCAGGCCAATCCGTCAGCACTAAATACTGTGAAACAGGAATATGGGAGACGTGGACAGTCTGCTAGGGCGTTCATTACCTACATGAATGAACTTAAGGATATTCTAATGAATAAACTTTTAACTACCCCTGAAGAAGAAAAGGAGAGGATGAACTACCTTCAAGAAATATCGACAAGAGAGCGTAATAATGCATCGATTATTGAAAAACTAGAAGCTGAGCTTAAAGCTGCCCAGGATGATAAAGATGAAGAG ATAAGAAAAAAGAACGATGTTATTAGAGGCCTGCAAGCTGATCTTCGCCAGATACAGAAGTTTTCTGAAGATCACATTCGTAGAGTTAACTCAGAGGCAGACAAACAGAAAGCTGCAGACAAGAAGAATAGCGAAGGGAGAAAACAGAGACTTCAGCAGGAGTTGGCCCAACTTCAGACTGAGAAACAAAACCTTGTAACTGAGCACAGAGAAAATGAGCAAGATCTTCGAAAG AAAAAGTTTAAGATCGAGACTGAGGTTGAAAACTGGATACAGCGTTATGACCAAGATATGGGTGAAAGACAG GATGAATACGAGGAAATCGACGAGGTCTACACGCAGGAGAAGACTCAACTGCACGAACTGGAAGAGAGATTCAAGACACTCGAGTCTGAGTACCAGACAATCATGGAGGAGAGGCGCCTGGCACGTGAACGTCGTGAAGCTGCTGAACGCGAGCTTGCCCTTATGGTTAAAGCATCGACGACCATTCAAGCATTCTGGCGATCGTTTAAGGTTCGTAAGGCACTCAAGGCTCGCAAGAAGAAGGGTGGAAAGAAGAAGAAAGAATAA